Genomic segment of Acidobacteriota bacterium:
ATCGACTGCACCCAGTTCGGCTCGGGGGCCTACAGCATCCCGTCGCTCGTCGAACATCTCTCGTTCGAGACCGACGCCAAGTTCGTGCTCGCGATCGAAACGGGCGGCATGTTCCAGCGCCTGCAGAGCCACCGCTTCTGGGAAAAGGCGGACTGCATCCTCGTTTCGATGGCCGGCGTGCCCACGCGGGCGACCCGCCGGTTCATCAGGAAGCTCGCGGACGAGTGCGGGCTCCCGGTGTTCGCGTTCGTCGACTGCGATCCGTACGGGATCTCGAACATCTACCGCACGCTCAAGGTGGGGTCCGGCAACGCCGCTCACATTTCACGCTTCTTCTGCGTCCCGCAGGCGAGGTTCCTCGGCGTCACGCCGGACGATATCGAGACCTACAAGCTGCCGACCCATCCCCTCAAGGACGTGGACGTCAAGCGCGCCAAGGACGCGCTCAAGAACGACCCCTTCTTCCAGACGTACCCGGCCTGGCGGCGGGCCCTCGAGAAGCTGCTCCGCATGGGGGTGCGGGCCGAGCAGCAGGCGCTGGCCAAGTGGGGGTTGAACTACGTGATCGAGGAGTACCTCCCCCAGAAGCTGGCGAAGCCCGACGCGTTCCTCCCCTGACCTCCTCTGGCCGCC
This window contains:
- a CDS encoding DNA topoisomerase VI, producing the protein MARKTKGKTKAAAARRGSAAGRGKGSSTPAAGRRAPTAAEKKKLDRKTIAAIVATARKVHERILAGTKPEMSFPVRSLSNVRYDKKKGYFEIGRSRKNRTLTVSTVRTFAQTLRMMALSKELVETDDFATKRDAYYQSKNWEEAAFQEQSESDTVMDDIEAMFSIEGISREQLRFIPDEHGGAVAGRLIVHDPDYETGQVHRIDCTQFGSGAYSIPSLVEHLSFETDAKFVLAIETGGMFQRLQSHRFWEKADCILVSMAGVPTRATRRFIRKLADECGLPVFAFVDCDPYGISNIYRTLKVGSGNAAHISRFFCVPQARFLGVTPDDIETYKLPTHPLKDVDVKRAKDALKNDPFFQTYPAWRRALEKLLRMGVRAEQQALAKWGLNYVIEEYLPQKLAKPDAFLP